One stretch of Geoalkalibacter ferrihydriticus DSM 17813 DNA includes these proteins:
- a CDS encoding ExeA family protein, with protein sequence MYLDYYGLKEKPFTITPNPKFIYLSKNHKEVFAHLLYGVQNQAGFVVVTGEVGTGKTTVLRTLFGELQEDHYCLAFIFNPCLSATDLLRNINREFGLADKEGSNSDLLSALNEFLLQQRSEGRTVVLVIDEAQNLEPAVLEQIRLLSNLETETDKLIQIVLVGQPELKDILSRSDLRQLNQRITVRYHLQPMDFTDTCDYISHRLRIAGGTQQRVFGDGALKKIFSFSKGYPRLINILCDRALLVGYAEGCREIDTRMIQTAIGELGYPQRTFQRRPMLWIGALVVAFAVGILGYYLNL encoded by the coding sequence ATGTATCTTGATTATTACGGTTTGAAGGAAAAACCCTTCACCATCACGCCGAACCCCAAGTTCATCTATCTGAGCAAAAACCACAAGGAAGTCTTCGCCCATCTGCTCTACGGGGTTCAGAATCAGGCTGGGTTCGTGGTGGTGACGGGTGAGGTGGGCACGGGGAAGACCACGGTGCTGCGCACCCTGTTCGGTGAGCTTCAGGAAGACCACTATTGCCTGGCGTTCATCTTTAATCCCTGTCTATCGGCGACGGATTTGCTGCGCAACATCAATCGCGAATTCGGCCTCGCCGACAAGGAAGGCAGCAACTCCGACCTGCTGAGCGCACTCAACGAATTTTTGCTGCAACAGCGCAGCGAAGGCCGTACCGTGGTGCTGGTCATCGATGAGGCCCAGAACCTCGAGCCCGCGGTTCTTGAACAGATCCGCCTACTCTCCAACCTCGAAACGGAAACCGACAAACTGATCCAGATCGTTCTGGTGGGGCAACCCGAGCTCAAAGATATTCTGTCACGTTCCGACCTGCGCCAGCTCAATCAGCGCATCACCGTGCGTTACCATCTGCAGCCCATGGACTTTACCGATACCTGCGATTACATCAGCCATCGTTTAAGGATTGCCGGCGGAACGCAACAACGGGTTTTCGGTGACGGCGCACTGAAAAAAATCTTTTCTTTTTCCAAGGGGTATCCGCGCCTGATCAATATTCTGTGCGATCGCGCACTGCTGGTCGGCTATGCCGAAGGGTGCCGGGAAATTGACACCCGTATGATCCAGACCGCCATCGGTGAGCTGGGTTATCCGCAAAGAACTTTTCAGCGTCGCCCCATGCTCTGGATTGGAGCCTTGGTCGTGGCCTTCGCAGTAGGGATTCTAGGCTACTATCTGAATCTGTAG
- a CDS encoding DUF1858 domain-containing protein has translation MITKDMKISDVIRRYPETVAVFEKFGLACMECQIADYEEVEYGAGKHQVNLDDLMTELNRAARNS, from the coding sequence ATGATTACCAAAGACATGAAAATTTCAGATGTTATCCGCAGGTATCCCGAAACAGTCGCGGTGTTTGAAAAGTTCGGCCTTGCCTGCATGGAATGCCAGATCGCCGATTACGAAGAGGTCGAGTACGGAGCCGGTAAACACCAGGTGAATCTTGATGACTTGATGACGGAGCTCAACCGGGCCGCGCGCAACTCCTAA
- the yhbY gene encoding ribosome assembly RNA-binding protein YhbY, producing the protein MQKLTGKQARHLRALGHHLNPTVMVGKEEIDERVMQSVEEVLEAHELIKVKIQKGCLTDRKDVAEELARRSGSVVAQILGQTILLYRPSEKQRISLPAASPKSSAKKG; encoded by the coding sequence ATGCAAAAGTTAACCGGAAAACAGGCACGTCACCTGCGCGCCCTTGGGCATCATCTCAATCCGACCGTCATGGTGGGCAAGGAAGAGATCGACGAACGGGTAATGCAATCCGTCGAAGAAGTGCTTGAAGCCCACGAGCTGATCAAGGTGAAGATCCAGAAAGGCTGCCTGACTGACCGCAAGGATGTGGCCGAGGAACTGGCGCGCCGCAGTGGTTCCGTCGTGGCGCAGATTCTCGGTCAAACGATCCTGCTTTATCGTCCGAGCGAAAAACAGCGTATCAGCCTACCTGCGGCTTCACCCAAGAGCTCGGCGAAAAAGGGATAA
- the glgP gene encoding alpha-glucan family phosphorylase gives MEKHNSWKKFTWEPRIAYFSMEMGLSAEIPTYSGGLGILAGDTIKSAADLDLPMVAVTLLHRKGYFRQQIDPEGWQREFPVEWNPEKYLQLLPVKALVAVEGRDVKIQPWLYRVKSPAGGVVPVLLLDTDIPGNAEEDRHLTDYLYGGDLEYRLKQEIVLGIGGARILGALNFSIRKYHMNEGHAAMLTLELLSNTRGRIDDPWEERASWDTHRVIEQCVFTTHTPVEAGHDKFPWEMVERVLPEIVPFTLLRDLAGQETFNLTLLALNLSNFVNGVAKKHGEISKTMFPGFKIHAITNGIHSFTWTSPFFVQLYNKYLPGWANEPELLVRVDNIPDEEIWDAHCGAKAFLFMYIEETTGQRFDPNVLTIGFARRSATYKRADLIFSDLERLVRLGEGKLQLVFAGKSHPRDLPGKEIIHRIYEKIASLQGKIRVVYLENYNMDVAYRLIPGVDLWLNTPVRPLEASGTSGMKAAINGVPNFSILDGWWIEGHIEGVTGWSIGPAPTENSAIANGDSLEDVEDLYRKLEKVILPLYTSDRSGWIRVMKNAIGKNAYYFNTHVMMRRYVTEAYIR, from the coding sequence ATGGAAAAACACAACTCCTGGAAGAAATTCACCTGGGAACCGCGCATTGCTTACTTTTCCATGGAAATGGGCCTTTCTGCCGAGATACCTACCTACAGTGGCGGCTTGGGAATTCTCGCGGGTGACACGATCAAAAGTGCCGCCGATTTGGATCTGCCCATGGTTGCGGTGACCCTGCTTCACCGCAAAGGCTATTTTCGCCAGCAGATCGACCCTGAAGGCTGGCAGCGTGAATTTCCGGTCGAGTGGAATCCCGAGAAATATCTGCAACTTTTACCCGTCAAGGCGCTGGTGGCCGTGGAGGGGCGCGATGTCAAGATCCAACCCTGGCTTTATCGCGTCAAAAGCCCCGCCGGAGGTGTGGTTCCGGTGCTGCTGCTCGACACCGACATTCCCGGCAACGCCGAAGAAGATCGTCACCTGACCGACTACCTGTACGGCGGAGATCTGGAATATCGGCTCAAGCAAGAAATCGTCCTGGGCATCGGCGGCGCCCGCATTCTCGGCGCCCTGAACTTCAGCATCCGCAAATATCACATGAACGAAGGGCATGCGGCGATGCTGACCCTGGAGCTGCTCAGCAACACCCGAGGGCGCATTGACGACCCCTGGGAAGAGCGTGCCTCCTGGGATACCCACCGGGTCATTGAACAGTGCGTGTTTACCACCCATACGCCCGTTGAAGCCGGACATGACAAGTTCCCCTGGGAGATGGTCGAGCGTGTCCTGCCGGAAATCGTCCCCTTTACCCTGTTGCGGGATCTGGCCGGCCAAGAGACCTTCAACCTGACCCTGCTTGCCCTCAACCTGAGCAATTTTGTCAACGGGGTTGCAAAAAAACATGGTGAAATATCCAAAACCATGTTCCCCGGATTTAAAATCCATGCAATCACCAACGGCATTCACAGTTTCACCTGGACTTCGCCGTTTTTCGTGCAGTTATACAACAAATATCTGCCCGGCTGGGCCAACGAGCCCGAACTATTGGTCCGCGTGGACAACATTCCGGACGAAGAAATCTGGGATGCCCACTGCGGCGCCAAAGCTTTTCTGTTTATGTATATCGAGGAAACCACCGGGCAGCGCTTTGACCCCAACGTTCTGACGATCGGTTTTGCCCGCCGCTCGGCAACCTACAAGCGGGCCGATCTGATCTTCAGCGATCTCGAGCGTCTGGTGCGCCTCGGTGAAGGCAAGCTGCAACTGGTTTTCGCCGGCAAATCCCATCCCCGGGATCTACCCGGCAAGGAAATCATTCACCGCATTTATGAAAAAATCGCGAGTCTCCAGGGCAAAATCCGCGTCGTCTATCTGGAAAATTACAACATGGATGTGGCCTATCGTCTCATCCCCGGAGTCGACCTGTGGCTCAATACCCCGGTGCGCCCCCTGGAAGCCTCAGGGACCAGCGGCATGAAGGCAGCCATCAACGGTGTTCCCAATTTCAGCATTCTTGACGGGTGGTGGATTGAAGGGCATATCGAGGGTGTGACGGGTTGGTCCATCGGACCCGCCCCCACCGAAAACAGTGCCATCGCCAACGGCGACAGTCTTGAAGACGTCGAAGACCTTTATCGCAAGCTCGAAAAGGTTATCCTGCCCCTCTACACCAGCGACCGTTCGGGGTGGATCCGGGTGATGAAAAATGCCATCGGCAAAAACGCCTATTATTTCAACACCCATGTCATGATGCGCCGCTACGTAACGGAGGCCTATATCCGCTGA
- a CDS encoding deoxyguanosinetriphosphate triphosphohydrolase yields the protein MERPDLAPYAARSSNSRGRRHTEPFKDNRPAFERDRDRIIHCAAFRRLEYKTQVFVNHEGDYYRTRLTHSLEVAQIARGIARQMRLNEDLVEALALAHDLGHTPFGHSGEEVLSRLMADQGGFEHNRQSLRIVELLEERYPGFCGLNLSWETREGIIKHSCACIGQEDDAALADYDPRHSPAIEAQIIDLADEIAYNNHDIDDGLKSGYVTLIDLEQVAIWEETWMMVAQKFPGADQSRHIHQTISHLIGALIQDLVTTTTQAISAAGIQSVDDVRSHPAGLVGFSPGIAEKNQQLKTFLHKYLYRHYKVERMRLKTERCLTFLFDAYVTNPQLLPLEQQKKMDQHGHKRAICDYIAGMTDRYALDEFRRLVEPYEPV from the coding sequence ATGGAACGTCCCGATCTCGCCCCTTACGCCGCTCGCAGCAGCAACAGCCGCGGTCGCCGTCATACTGAACCCTTTAAAGACAATCGCCCCGCGTTTGAACGTGACCGCGACCGCATTATCCACTGCGCTGCCTTTCGCCGTCTTGAATATAAAACCCAGGTCTTCGTCAATCATGAAGGAGATTACTACCGTACCCGTCTGACCCATTCACTGGAAGTCGCTCAAATCGCCCGGGGCATCGCTCGGCAGATGCGGCTCAACGAAGATCTCGTCGAAGCCCTGGCCCTGGCCCACGATCTCGGTCATACGCCCTTTGGCCACAGCGGCGAAGAGGTGTTGAGTCGGTTGATGGCCGATCAGGGCGGATTTGAACATAACCGTCAGTCCTTGCGCATCGTTGAGCTCCTTGAAGAACGATATCCCGGCTTCTGCGGCCTTAATCTCAGTTGGGAAACCCGCGAAGGGATCATCAAGCACTCTTGCGCCTGCATCGGGCAAGAGGATGATGCGGCGCTCGCCGATTATGACCCCCGCCACAGCCCCGCCATCGAGGCCCAGATTATTGATCTCGCCGACGAAATCGCCTACAACAATCATGATATCGACGATGGCCTAAAATCAGGCTATGTAACCTTAATCGATTTGGAGCAGGTTGCGATCTGGGAGGAAACCTGGATGATGGTGGCGCAAAAATTCCCCGGCGCCGACCAGAGCCGCCATATCCACCAAACCATCAGTCATCTTATCGGCGCTCTGATTCAAGATCTGGTCACCACGACCACGCAGGCAATAAGTGCGGCCGGTATCCAGTCCGTTGATGACGTGCGTTCCCACCCTGCCGGCCTGGTCGGTTTCAGCCCTGGAATCGCGGAAAAAAATCAGCAACTCAAAACCTTCCTTCACAAATATCTGTATCGGCATTATAAGGTTGAACGCATGCGGCTGAAAACAGAGCGCTGCCTGACTTTTCTCTTTGATGCCTATGTGACCAATCCCCAGTTGCTCCCGCTCGAACAACAGAAAAAAATGGATCAACACGGGCATAAACGCGCCATTTGCGACTATATCGCAGGGATGACGGACCGTTATGCTTTGGACGAATTTCGTCGTCTCGTTGAACCTTATGAACCCGTATAA
- a CDS encoding C-GCAxxG-C-C family protein yields MLKKFWRLRKKIPESATVAEKAGMLFASGHNCTQAVFVATTGEEDPRILKMAEAFGGGIGGAKCLCGAVTGGVMALSIKDRGHLAARLVEEFKQNHRATCCAALSKSFRWNSREHRENCRRITQETAALTARLLQE; encoded by the coding sequence ATGCTGAAGAAATTTTGGCGGTTGCGCAAAAAGATACCTGAGAGTGCCACGGTTGCCGAAAAAGCAGGGATGCTGTTTGCGTCAGGTCACAATTGCACCCAGGCTGTTTTTGTGGCGACGACCGGCGAAGAGGATCCTCGGATTCTGAAAATGGCCGAAGCATTCGGCGGCGGAATCGGCGGAGCCAAATGCCTGTGTGGGGCGGTTACGGGGGGCGTTATGGCTCTCTCAATAAAGGACCGAGGACACCTCGCCGCCCGACTCGTTGAAGAATTCAAACAAAATCATCGTGCAACCTGCTGTGCTGCCCTGTCAAAAAGTTTCCGCTGGAACAGCAGGGAACATCGCGAGAACTGCCGGCGCATTACCCAGGAAACCGCCGCGCTTACCGCTCGCCTCCTGCAGGAATAA
- the cls gene encoding cardiolipin synthase, producing MNLTDKMHQLKFRATAYFAPFKQAIAYIRARQKRFFALFVTLAHIAGALTSVQAVMETRTAQGAIAWAVSLNTIPIAAVPAYWAFGRTKFQGYVKKRQEKIDETNPLVRHFIDLAREEQFLVSNRTRETPLLERLTNLPATVGNDVQLLRNGEEIFPSIFRGMEKAEDYLLVQFYIVRDDNLGRELQARLLAAAQRGVRVKFLYDEIGSYQLPRSYLDTLRESGVQVSAFNSTQGRANPFQINFRNHRKIVVVDGRHAWVGGANVGDEYLGLHPRLTPWVDAMVKVTGPAVQALQVPFLEDWFWASGEMLDLDWTPRAAPNGTSRTVFILPTGPADRFETCALYFLHSINSASHRLWIASPYFVPDEQIVSALQLAALRGVDVRILVPEDCDNRLVRLSGWSYVAALEKAGVKVYRYTNGFLHHKTMLLDNETSAVGTANFDNRSFRLNFEITLEVQDEEFAREVEEMLLQNFSESRLSSAQELEQRSFPFRLAVRVARLLAPIQ from the coding sequence ATGAACCTAACGGACAAAATGCACCAGCTAAAATTTCGCGCAACTGCGTACTTTGCGCCTTTTAAGCAGGCGATCGCCTATATCAGGGCACGCCAAAAGCGCTTCTTTGCGCTGTTTGTGACCCTGGCCCACATTGCCGGAGCGCTGACATCGGTTCAAGCCGTCATGGAAACCCGCACCGCCCAGGGTGCCATTGCCTGGGCAGTCTCCCTTAATACCATTCCCATTGCCGCGGTCCCCGCCTACTGGGCTTTTGGGCGCACCAAGTTTCAGGGATACGTGAAAAAGCGCCAGGAGAAAATTGATGAAACCAATCCCCTGGTCCGGCATTTCATCGACCTGGCGCGCGAGGAGCAGTTCCTGGTGTCAAATCGGACCCGGGAAACCCCGCTTCTGGAGCGTCTGACCAACCTCCCGGCCACCGTCGGTAATGATGTCCAATTGCTGCGCAACGGCGAAGAAATTTTTCCCTCTATTTTTCGCGGTATGGAAAAAGCCGAGGATTACCTGCTGGTTCAGTTCTACATTGTCCGCGACGACAACCTGGGACGTGAACTCCAGGCCCGACTTCTCGCTGCAGCCCAACGTGGCGTGAGAGTCAAGTTTCTCTATGATGAGATCGGCTCCTATCAATTGCCCCGCAGCTATCTCGATACCCTGCGAGAAAGCGGTGTTCAGGTCAGCGCTTTCAACAGCACCCAGGGGCGCGCCAACCCTTTTCAGATCAATTTCCGCAACCATCGCAAGATCGTGGTGGTTGACGGTCGCCATGCCTGGGTGGGTGGAGCCAACGTCGGTGATGAATACCTGGGGCTTCACCCGCGACTGACACCCTGGGTGGATGCCATGGTCAAAGTCACAGGGCCGGCGGTACAGGCCCTCCAAGTCCCCTTTCTGGAAGACTGGTTCTGGGCGAGCGGCGAAATGCTGGATCTGGATTGGACACCGCGAGCCGCCCCCAATGGCACATCGCGCACCGTTTTCATCCTGCCCACCGGACCCGCTGATCGGTTTGAAACCTGCGCGTTGTATTTTCTCCACAGTATCAACAGCGCCAGCCATCGCTTATGGATTGCCAGCCCCTATTTCGTGCCTGACGAGCAGATTGTCAGCGCGCTGCAATTGGCGGCGTTGCGCGGGGTGGATGTCCGAATCCTGGTGCCCGAAGACTGCGACAACCGTCTGGTGCGCTTGTCGGGCTGGTCTTATGTGGCAGCCCTGGAAAAAGCGGGTGTAAAGGTCTATCGCTATACCAACGGTTTTCTGCATCACAAAACCATGTTGCTCGACAACGAGACCAGTGCCGTCGGCACAGCCAACTTCGACAACCGCTCTTTCCGGCTGAACTTTGAAATAACATTGGAAGTACAGGACGAAGAGTTTGCGCGCGAGGTGGAAGAGATGTTATTGCAGAATTTTTCCGAATCACGTTTGTCATCGGCTCAGGAACTCGAGCAACGCAGTTTTCCTTTTCGCCTGGCCGTACGGGTGGCGCGCCTGCTGGCCCCAATTCAATAA
- a CDS encoding putative bifunctional diguanylate cyclase/phosphodiesterase, with amino-acid sequence MLLKHTTPKDSLKNLLPAGWATALKIAGGYLLAGLLWILLSDRLVAVFITDPTALTRLQTFKGLIFVLITGLLLFFLLWRHLRTLRRAEEQVFLAAQGISAEIGDAFFTSLAAYLAQALNSDCALIAAFEDEEKHQARTIAFWRDGAIGDNFDFALKGSACSALHTSESCWCPNGVANRQEADHPFSRMQIEGCLALGLRDTRQRLLGVVLVMSRQPMGQKKTAESLLRIFASRAASELERRAAEKKMLRMAYYDELTGLPNQQMFREGFDAALGRARQSGSQLALIYLDFDRFKTIVRTLGHRHGRQVLQLTAERLSQQMDGQGLLAHLDGDEFALCLPQVNSVEDVQGFIAQLLAAIKIPLNVVGHELYVTASIGVAVFPHDGQDSETLLRNADVAMSRAKALGRNNVQFFNPEMSRASFQTLVLENRLHRAMERDEFVLLYQPQLDLSRGTLSGMEALICWTQEGRSQFSPSEFIPLAEETGLIDPLGEWILLSACEQNRLWQQAGLPPQRVAVNVSARQFYHRDIAALVARVLRETGLDPRWLALEITESVLFRDISETVRTLEKLRDLGVHLIIDDFGTGYSSLSYLKNFPVGTLKIDQSFIAGIPDDRGACTITTAVVAMAHHLKMSVVAEGVETAAQKAFLAEAGCDKMQGYLFSPPLRSDAFADLLERSAA; translated from the coding sequence ATGTTGCTAAAACACACCACCCCTAAAGATTCCCTCAAGAATCTGCTGCCCGCAGGATGGGCAACCGCCCTTAAAATCGCGGGTGGTTATTTGCTCGCCGGACTGCTCTGGATCCTGCTTTCGGATCGACTTGTGGCTGTTTTCATTACTGATCCCACTGCATTGACCCGATTGCAAACTTTTAAAGGGTTGATTTTTGTCCTGATCACCGGACTTCTGCTGTTTTTTCTGCTATGGCGCCATCTGCGCACCCTGCGGCGTGCCGAAGAGCAAGTTTTTCTTGCCGCGCAGGGCATTTCGGCCGAAATCGGTGATGCTTTTTTCACCTCGCTGGCTGCTTATCTCGCTCAAGCCCTCAACAGCGACTGCGCCCTGATCGCAGCTTTTGAGGATGAAGAGAAACACCAGGCACGCACTATTGCGTTCTGGAGAGACGGCGCCATCGGCGACAATTTTGATTTTGCCCTGAAGGGGTCCGCTTGCAGTGCGCTGCACACCAGCGAAAGTTGCTGGTGCCCCAATGGGGTCGCAAACCGGCAGGAAGCAGACCATCCCTTCAGTCGCATGCAGATTGAAGGTTGTCTGGCCCTGGGGCTGCGCGATACCCGGCAACGGCTTCTCGGCGTTGTGCTGGTCATGTCGCGACAGCCCATGGGGCAGAAGAAAACGGCGGAATCCCTTCTGCGGATTTTTGCGTCGCGTGCCGCGTCTGAACTTGAAAGGCGCGCCGCGGAGAAAAAGATGCTGCGGATGGCTTACTATGATGAGCTGACAGGTTTGCCCAACCAGCAGATGTTTCGCGAGGGGTTTGATGCCGCCCTGGGGCGGGCGCGGCAAAGCGGCAGCCAACTGGCCCTTATTTATCTCGATTTCGATCGCTTTAAAACCATTGTCCGCACCCTTGGCCATCGCCATGGACGGCAGGTTTTACAATTGACCGCCGAACGGCTCAGTCAGCAGATGGACGGACAGGGGTTGCTGGCTCATCTCGACGGAGATGAATTTGCCTTGTGCCTTCCCCAGGTGAACTCTGTCGAGGACGTGCAAGGCTTTATCGCGCAGTTACTGGCGGCAATTAAAATCCCACTCAACGTTGTCGGGCATGAACTTTATGTAACTGCCAGCATCGGGGTGGCCGTCTTTCCCCACGATGGTCAGGACAGCGAAACCCTGCTGCGCAACGCCGATGTGGCCATGAGTCGCGCCAAGGCCCTGGGACGAAACAATGTGCAGTTTTTTAATCCTGAGATGAGTCGTGCATCTTTTCAGACGCTGGTTCTGGAAAATCGACTGCATCGCGCCATGGAGCGTGACGAGTTCGTCCTTCTCTATCAGCCTCAGCTAGATCTCTCCCGCGGCACATTGAGCGGCATGGAGGCACTGATCTGCTGGACCCAGGAAGGACGCTCGCAGTTTTCTCCCTCGGAATTCATTCCCCTGGCCGAGGAAACAGGGTTGATCGATCCTCTGGGAGAGTGGATTCTGCTGTCTGCCTGCGAACAAAACCGGCTTTGGCAGCAGGCGGGATTGCCGCCGCAAAGGGTTGCGGTGAATGTTTCCGCCCGCCAGTTCTATCATCGCGACATTGCCGCCCTGGTAGCCCGGGTATTGCGCGAGACCGGGCTTGATCCGCGCTGGCTTGCTCTGGAAATCACCGAAAGCGTCCTCTTTCGAGATATCAGTGAAACCGTAAGGACATTGGAAAAATTGCGCGACCTGGGTGTTCATCTCATCATCGATGACTTCGGCACGGGTTATTCATCCCTGTCCTATCTGAAGAATTTTCCTGTCGGCACCCTTAAGATCGATCAATCTTTTATTGCCGGTATCCCGGATGATCGGGGGGCGTGTACCATTACAACGGCTGTTGTTGCCATGGCTCACCATCTGAAAATGTCCGTTGTCGCCGAAGGGGTTGAAACCGCAGCGCAAAAAGCCTTTTTAGCTGAGGCGGGTTGCGATAAGATGCAGGGCTATTTATTCAGTCCGCCATTAAGAAGCGACGCATTTGCAGACTTGCTTGAACGCAGCGCTGCCTGA
- the coaD gene encoding pantetheine-phosphate adenylyltransferase, with amino-acid sequence MKKRLAVYPGSFDPVTYGHLDIIQRGLEVFDHLIIAVAGNSEKSGLFTFAERLGLLEELVGDNPRVQIETFQGLLVDYVVSRGASVIIRGLRAVSDFEYEFQLAQTNRAIHPEVETIFMMTSVPYVYLSSSVVKTVASLGGPVDSFVPPPVKAALQKKFTNLRSS; translated from the coding sequence ATGAAAAAGCGCCTTGCGGTTTATCCCGGCTCCTTTGATCCAGTCACCTATGGCCATCTCGATATCATCCAGAGGGGGCTTGAAGTTTTTGATCACTTGATCATCGCGGTTGCAGGCAATTCCGAAAAAAGCGGTTTGTTCACCTTCGCCGAACGTCTTGGGTTGCTCGAAGAACTGGTGGGAGACAACCCACGCGTACAGATCGAAACTTTTCAGGGCCTGCTGGTGGATTATGTCGTTTCTCGTGGTGCCAGCGTCATTATCCGCGGCTTGCGCGCGGTTTCGGATTTCGAGTACGAGTTTCAACTGGCCCAGACCAACCGCGCCATTCACCCCGAGGTGGAAACCATCTTCATGATGACATCCGTTCCCTATGTCTACCTCAGTTCATCCGTCGTTAAAACCGTTGCCTCACTCGGCGGACCCGTCGACTCTTTTGTTCCGCCTCCTGTAAAGGCCGCGTTGCAGAAAAAATTCACCAACCTTCGTTCCAGCTGA
- a CDS encoding Hpt domain-containing protein — translation MSSNTLPPPVDLTDLIEDLGSQKSVISSLIEQFNIDCPRYVRTLNEAICQKDGAKIEKTAHSMKSLLGIFQALQAYALAEEVEQRGRENKFEGIDALAVELNQEVERVQTYLARF, via the coding sequence ATGAGTTCCAACACCTTGCCTCCACCGGTGGATCTGACCGACTTGATTGAGGATCTCGGCAGCCAGAAAAGTGTTATTTCCAGCTTGATTGAACAGTTCAACATTGATTGTCCGCGCTATGTGCGAACTCTCAACGAGGCCATTTGTCAAAAAGACGGCGCGAAAATCGAGAAAACCGCCCATAGCATGAAGTCGCTGCTGGGGATTTTTCAGGCCCTTCAGGCCTATGCGTTGGCCGAGGAAGTGGAGCAAAGAGGCAGGGAAAACAAATTTGAAGGTATCGACGCCCTGGCCGTCGAACTTAACCAGGAAGTTGAGCGCGTCCAGACTTATCTTGCGAGGTTCTGA
- the rsmD gene encoding 16S rRNA (guanine(966)-N(2))-methyltransferase RsmD, whose protein sequence is MYLDGLQHFGRDMGSPVRIVSGSARGTRLAGLAGKDIRPTSDRVREAIFSIIYSRLGELTGKSVLDLYAGTGALALEALSRGAQRAVVIDAARQAIRTIEFNARACRLAEGVQILCGTVAEQLARLPEDQPFDLIFFDPPYDKGLVEKTLQLIGDLDVLAAGGLVCAESSARESIPTIVAGQGATLVLADSRIYGATAVHFFTHSDAEDSHE, encoded by the coding sequence ATGTATTTAGATGGCCTTCAGCATTTCGGCCGGGATATGGGGTCACCAGTGCGCATCGTCAGCGGCTCAGCTCGGGGCACCCGATTGGCAGGCCTCGCCGGAAAAGACATCCGGCCTACTTCCGATCGTGTTCGCGAGGCAATTTTCAGCATTATCTACAGCCGGTTGGGAGAACTGACCGGAAAAAGTGTGCTTGATCTTTATGCCGGAACCGGCGCCCTGGCTCTGGAAGCGTTGAGCCGTGGAGCGCAGCGCGCTGTTGTGATCGATGCCGCTCGCCAGGCGATCCGTACCATTGAATTCAACGCCCGCGCCTGTCGCCTGGCCGAAGGTGTTCAGATCCTGTGCGGTACGGTCGCAGAGCAACTCGCCCGACTGCCCGAAGACCAACCCTTCGATCTGATTTTCTTCGACCCGCCCTACGACAAAGGGCTTGTCGAAAAAACGCTTCAACTCATCGGCGATCTTGACGTACTCGCCGCAGGCGGTCTGGTCTGCGCCGAAAGTTCCGCACGCGAGAGCATTCCCACGATCGTCGCCGGCCAGGGTGCGACGCTGGTTCTTGCTGATTCGCGCATTTACGGAGCGACCGCCGTGCATTTTTTCACTCATTCAGACGCAGAGGATTCGCACGAATGA